A single window of Streptomyces sudanensis DNA harbors:
- a CDS encoding acetate kinase has protein sequence MTSATRVLVLNSGSSSVKYQLLDMRDGSRLAVGLVERIGEDAARLVHTPAGGERRERTAPVPGHEAALRAVAGELAADGLGLDSPELAAIGHRVVHGGLRFTEPTVVTDEVLAEVERLVPVAPLHNPANIAGIRTARALRPDLPQVAVFDTAFHTTMPEYAARYAIDTETADAHRIRRYGFHGTSHAYVSRETARLLGRDPSEVNVIVLHLGNGASASAVAGGRCVDTSMGLTPLEGLVMGTRSGDVDPAVTFHLRRVAGMSVDEVDELLNRRSGLVGLCGDNDMREIRRRIDEGDERARLAFDVYVHRLKKYVGAYYAVLGRVDAVAFTAGVGENAAPVREAAVAGLEGLGLAVDPGLNAVRSGEARLISPADARVAVAVVPTDEELEIARQAYSLVGG, from the coding sequence GTGACCAGCGCGACCCGCGTCCTCGTCCTGAACTCCGGCTCCTCGTCGGTGAAGTACCAGCTGCTCGACATGCGGGACGGCTCCCGCCTCGCCGTCGGCCTCGTGGAGCGGATCGGCGAGGACGCCGCGCGCCTGGTCCACACGCCGGCGGGGGGCGAGCGGCGCGAGCGCACCGCCCCGGTGCCCGGTCACGAGGCGGCGCTGCGGGCGGTCGCCGGGGAGCTGGCCGCGGACGGCCTGGGCCTGGACTCGCCGGAGCTGGCGGCGATCGGCCACCGGGTCGTCCACGGCGGCCTGCGGTTCACCGAGCCGACGGTGGTCACCGACGAGGTGCTGGCGGAGGTGGAGCGGCTGGTCCCGGTCGCCCCGCTGCACAACCCGGCGAACATCGCGGGTATCCGCACGGCGCGGGCGCTGCGCCCGGACCTGCCGCAGGTGGCGGTCTTCGACACGGCGTTCCACACGACGATGCCGGAGTACGCCGCCCGGTACGCGATCGACACGGAGACCGCCGACGCGCACCGCATCCGCCGCTACGGCTTCCACGGCACCTCCCACGCCTACGTCTCCCGGGAGACGGCGCGGCTGCTGGGCCGGGACCCGTCCGAGGTGAACGTGATCGTGCTGCACCTGGGCAACGGCGCGTCCGCCTCGGCGGTGGCCGGCGGGCGCTGCGTGGACACCTCGATGGGCCTGACGCCGCTGGAGGGCCTGGTGATGGGTACGCGCTCCGGTGACGTCGACCCGGCGGTCACGTTCCACCTGCGGCGGGTGGCCGGGATGTCGGTCGACGAGGTGGACGAGCTGCTGAACAGGAGGAGCGGCCTGGTGGGACTGTGCGGCGACAACGACATGCGGGAGATCCGCCGCAGGATCGACGAGGGCGACGAGCGGGCCCGGCTCGCGTTCGACGTCTACGTCCACCGGCTGAAGAAGTACGTCGGGGCGTACTACGCGGTGCTCGGCCGGGTGGACGCGGTGGCGTTCACGGCGGGTGTCGGCGAGAACGCGGCCCCGGTGCGGGAGGCCGCCGTGGCGGGCCTGGAGGGGCTGGGCCTGGCGGTGGACCCCGGCCTCAACGCCGTGCGGTCCGGGGAGGCGCGCCTGATCTCGCCCGCGGACGCGCGGGTGGCGGTCGCGGTGGTCCCGACCGACGAGGAGCTGGAGATCGCCCGGCAGGCCTACTCACTGGTGGGCGGCTGA
- the pyk gene encoding pyruvate kinase, whose translation MRRSKIVCTLGPAVDSYEQLKALIEAGMNVARFNMSHGSHTEHEERYHRLRRASEDTGRAVGVLADLQGPKIRLETFADGPVELVRGDEFTITTEDVPGDRTICGTTYKGLPGDVDQGDQILINDGNVELRVLEVDGVRVRTIVVEGGVVSDHKGINLPGAAVNVPALSGKDVEDLRFALRMGCDMVALSFVRDADDVKDVHRVMDEVGRRVPVIAKVEKPQAVANMQDVVMAFDGVMVARGDLAVEYPLERVPMVQKRLVELCRRNAKPVIVATQMMESMITNSRPTRAEASDVANAILDGADAVMLSAESSVGAYPIETVRTMSKIVVAAEEELLSKGLQPLVPGKKPRTQGGSVARAAAEIADFLHGKALIAFTKSGDTARRLSRYRAAQPILAFTTEVSTCNQLTLSWGVESYVVPHVDNTDAMVDLVDAELLKLQRYHPGDIMIITAGSPPGVPGTTNMVRVHHLGGGERD comes from the coding sequence ATGCGCCGTTCCAAGATCGTCTGCACGCTGGGCCCCGCCGTCGACTCCTACGAGCAGCTCAAAGCGCTCATCGAGGCCGGCATGAACGTGGCCCGCTTCAACATGAGCCATGGAAGCCACACCGAGCACGAGGAGCGGTACCACCGCCTCCGCAGGGCCTCCGAGGACACCGGCCGCGCCGTCGGCGTGCTCGCCGACCTCCAAGGCCCGAAGATCCGGCTGGAGACCTTCGCCGACGGCCCGGTGGAGCTGGTCCGCGGGGACGAGTTCACCATCACCACCGAGGACGTCCCCGGCGACAGGACGATCTGCGGCACCACGTACAAGGGCCTCCCCGGCGACGTCGACCAGGGCGACCAGATCCTGATCAACGACGGCAACGTCGAGCTGAGGGTGCTGGAGGTGGACGGCGTCCGGGTGCGCACGATCGTCGTCGAGGGCGGCGTGGTCTCGGACCACAAGGGGATCAACCTGCCGGGTGCGGCGGTGAACGTGCCGGCGCTCTCCGGCAAGGACGTGGAGGACCTGCGCTTCGCGCTGCGGATGGGCTGCGACATGGTCGCGCTCTCCTTCGTGCGCGACGCCGACGACGTCAAGGACGTCCACCGGGTGATGGACGAGGTGGGCCGCCGGGTCCCGGTCATCGCCAAGGTGGAGAAGCCGCAGGCCGTGGCCAACATGCAGGACGTCGTGATGGCGTTCGACGGGGTGATGGTGGCGCGCGGCGACCTGGCCGTCGAGTACCCGCTGGAACGGGTCCCGATGGTGCAGAAGCGGCTCGTCGAGCTGTGCCGCCGCAACGCCAAGCCGGTGATCGTCGCGACCCAGATGATGGAGTCGATGATCACCAACTCGCGCCCCACGCGCGCCGAGGCGTCCGACGTGGCGAACGCGATCCTGGACGGCGCCGACGCGGTCATGCTGTCCGCGGAGTCGTCGGTGGGGGCGTACCCGATCGAGACGGTCAGGACGATGTCGAAGATCGTCGTGGCGGCGGAGGAGGAGCTGCTCTCCAAGGGCCTCCAGCCGCTGGTCCCCGGCAAGAAGCCGCGCACCCAGGGCGGCTCGGTGGCCCGCGCGGCCGCGGAGATCGCGGACTTCCTGCACGGCAAGGCGCTGATCGCCTTCACCAAGTCCGGCGACACGGCGCGCCGGCTGTCCCGCTACCGCGCGGCGCAGCCGATCCTGGCGTTCACCACCGAGGTGTCCACCTGCAACCAGCTCACGCTGAGCTGGGGCGTCGAGTCGTACGTCGTGCCCCACGTCGACAACACCGACGCGATGGTGGACCTGGTCGACGCGGAGCTCCTGAAGCTCCAGCGCTACCACCCGGGCGACATCATGATCATCACCGCCGGCTCCCCGCCCGGCGTCCCCGGCACCACCAACATGGTCCGCGTGCACCACCTGGGCGGCGGCGAGAGGGACTGA
- a CDS encoding DUF6114 domain-containing protein, whose translation MSAESPEQNEHHVRALRRRFRDWRGTRPFWAGLFTLLGGIPIVYFPYASLKLGQMTLSMATTTGSGALIIGVLLITLGLTMWFQQAVRVFAGVAAILLALVSIPVANLGGFAIGFLMALVGGALSVSWAPGRPEDGSAAADRSPEPAAAFAHPTATTAVADGGGNRAG comes from the coding sequence ATGAGCGCCGAGTCGCCGGAGCAGAACGAGCACCACGTCCGCGCCCTCAGGCGGCGGTTCCGCGACTGGCGGGGCACCCGGCCGTTCTGGGCGGGCCTGTTCACCCTGCTGGGCGGAATCCCCATCGTCTACTTCCCGTACGCCAGCCTCAAGTTGGGGCAGATGACCCTCTCGATGGCGACGACCACGGGCTCCGGGGCGCTGATCATCGGCGTCCTGCTGATCACCCTGGGCCTGACCATGTGGTTCCAGCAGGCCGTACGGGTCTTCGCCGGGGTCGCGGCGATCCTGCTCGCCCTGGTGTCCATCCCCGTGGCGAACCTGGGAGGCTTCGCCATCGGCTTCCTGATGGCCCTGGTCGGCGGGGCGCTCTCGGTCTCGTGGGCGCCCGGGCGCCCGGAGGACGGGTCGGCCGCCGCGGACCGCTCCCCGGAGCCCGCCGCCGCGTTCGCCCACCCCACCGCGACGACGGCCGTCGCCGACGGCGGGGGCAACCGTGCGGGATGA
- a CDS encoding DUF6230 family protein: MESQIRGGTRWKRFAVVMVPSVAATAAIGVGLAQGALAASFAVSGQEFKVKAAHLEGTGFAQYGGVDMGYAEIKEGDRVVPRPVAISTFRKATITKMCQSVVTPNVPVLGKVTLRLEAGPGPEESRKVQATNLYLDVTELDADATFTNIDIGMAAKDTDSTVNPKLGKGPAVKDTNINRNGFAQQAESAVLTNVEQKAWATTAGTFRLSGLSMGLHRGDGPGVECY, translated from the coding sequence ATGGAGTCCCAGATTCGCGGTGGGACCAGATGGAAGCGGTTCGCCGTCGTCATGGTGCCCAGCGTGGCCGCGACGGCCGCGATCGGCGTCGGCCTGGCGCAGGGCGCGCTCGCCGCGTCGTTCGCCGTGTCCGGCCAGGAGTTCAAGGTCAAGGCGGCCCACCTGGAGGGCACCGGCTTCGCCCAGTACGGCGGTGTCGACATGGGCTACGCCGAGATCAAGGAAGGCGACAGGGTCGTTCCGCGCCCGGTGGCGATCTCGACCTTCCGGAAGGCCACGATCACCAAGATGTGCCAGTCGGTGGTCACGCCGAACGTCCCGGTGCTCGGCAAGGTCACGCTGAGGCTGGAGGCCGGCCCGGGCCCCGAGGAGAGCCGGAAGGTCCAGGCGACCAACCTGTACCTCGACGTCACCGAGTTGGACGCCGACGCCACGTTCACGAACATCGACATCGGCATGGCGGCCAAGGACACCGACAGCACCGTCAACCCGAAGCTCGGCAAGGGCCCGGCGGTCAAGGACACGAACATCAACCGGAACGGCTTCGCCCAGCAGGCGGAGTCGGCGGTCCTCACCAATGTGGAGCAGAAGGCGTGGGCGACCACGGCCGGCACGTTCAGGCTGAGCGGTCTGAGCATGGGCCTGCACCGGGGCGACGGCCCCGGGGTCGAGTGCTACTGA
- a CDS encoding tetratricopeptide repeat protein has protein sequence MQPRNMSMSGVVDLAAVKAAGEAKAKAERARAQAARQGGAGSVPPSALVIDVDEAGFDRDVVQRSAEVPVVIDFWAEWCQPCKQLGPLLERLAVEYGGRFVLAKIDVDANQMLMQQFGIQGIPAVFAVVAGQALPLFQGAAPEPQIRETLDQLVQVAEQRFGLTGLTVDADGEAPAAGAGPVPAGPYDALLEAAVRALDSGDIPGAVQAYKNVLVDDPDNTEAKLGLAQAELLGRVRGADPQQVRKDAADDPADVPAQLAAADLDLVGGHVEDAFGRLVETVRRTAGEDRNAARVRLLELFEVVGPDDPRVVKARGDLARVLF, from the coding sequence ATGCAGCCTAGGAACATGTCCATGAGCGGCGTCGTCGACCTCGCCGCGGTGAAGGCGGCCGGAGAGGCCAAGGCCAAGGCGGAGCGGGCGCGCGCCCAGGCGGCCCGGCAGGGCGGCGCCGGATCCGTCCCCCCGTCCGCGCTGGTGATCGACGTCGACGAGGCCGGCTTCGACCGCGACGTCGTGCAGCGCTCCGCCGAGGTGCCGGTCGTCATCGACTTCTGGGCCGAGTGGTGCCAGCCGTGCAAGCAGCTCGGTCCCCTGCTGGAGCGGCTGGCCGTCGAGTACGGCGGCCGCTTCGTCCTGGCGAAGATCGACGTCGACGCCAACCAGATGCTGATGCAGCAGTTCGGGATCCAGGGGATCCCGGCGGTGTTCGCGGTGGTGGCCGGCCAGGCCCTGCCGCTCTTCCAGGGCGCGGCGCCCGAGCCGCAGATCCGCGAGACCCTGGACCAGCTCGTCCAGGTCGCCGAGCAGCGCTTCGGTCTGACCGGCCTGACCGTGGACGCGGACGGCGAGGCCCCCGCCGCGGGCGCCGGGCCGGTGCCGGCCGGCCCGTACGACGCGCTGCTGGAGGCGGCGGTGCGGGCGCTGGACTCCGGCGACATCCCCGGCGCGGTCCAGGCGTACAAGAACGTCCTGGTCGACGACCCGGACAACACCGAGGCCAAGCTGGGCCTCGCCCAGGCCGAACTGCTCGGCCGGGTGCGGGGGGCGGACCCGCAGCAGGTCCGCAAGGACGCCGCCGACGACCCGGCGGACGTGCCGGCGCAGCTCGCCGCCGCCGACCTCGACCTGGTCGGCGGCCATGTGGAGGACGCCTTCGGGCGGCTCGTCGAGACCGTGCGCCGCACGGCCGGCGAGGACCGGAACGCGGCGCGGGTGCGGCTGCTGGAGCTGTTCGAGGTCGTCGGCCCCGACGACCCGCGGGTGGTCAAGGCCCGCGGCGACCTGGCGCGCGTGCTGTTCTGA
- a CDS encoding TetR/AcrR family transcriptional regulator, with translation MRRRHAPPAAGRPGRPRSAAADAAILEATRAALVELGWSGLSMGDVAARAGVAKTTLYRRWPGKNELVVDAVAVLFDELELPDLGSLAADVESVVRQFAALLERPEARTALMAVVAEATRDEPLRERIRVSIVDRQKRLVLQGRARAQARGELPAPEEDRAGAPDPADDLIFDVIAGTVVHRALVSGLPVDEEWVRRLTTLLLGGLGAAVRD, from the coding sequence ATGCGCCGACGCCACGCTCCTCCCGCCGCCGGGCGCCCCGGGCGCCCGCGCAGCGCCGCGGCGGACGCCGCGATCCTGGAGGCGACCCGCGCCGCCCTGGTCGAGCTGGGCTGGTCCGGGCTGTCGATGGGCGACGTGGCGGCCCGCGCGGGCGTCGCCAAGACCACCCTGTACCGGCGCTGGCCCGGCAAGAACGAGCTGGTCGTGGACGCCGTCGCGGTCCTCTTCGACGAACTGGAACTGCCCGACCTCGGCAGTCTCGCCGCGGACGTCGAGAGCGTGGTGCGCCAGTTCGCCGCGCTGCTCGAACGGCCCGAGGCCAGGACCGCGCTGATGGCCGTCGTCGCCGAGGCCACCCGTGACGAGCCGCTGCGCGAACGGATCCGCGTCTCCATCGTCGACCGGCAGAAGCGGCTGGTCCTGCAGGGCCGGGCCCGCGCCCAGGCCCGCGGCGAACTGCCCGCGCCCGAGGAGGACCGCGCCGGCGCGCCGGATCCGGCCGACGACCTGATCTTCGACGTCATCGCGGGCACCGTGGTCCACCGGGCCCTGGTCAGCGGGCTGCCCGTCGACGAGGAGTGGGTCCGGCGGCTCACGACGCTGCTGCTCGGCGGTCTCGGCGCCGCCGTGCGCGACTGA
- a CDS encoding GNAT family N-acetyltransferase yields the protein MLKGMHTGIREATAADWPAIWPFFHQIVAAGDTFTFPTDLDAEEGRGWWLLEPPSRTVVAVDEAGTVVGTAKMNRNQAGNGSHVASASYMVDPAHGGRGIGRALVEYSLRWAKEAGFRGMQFNAVAQTNTHAVRLYEDLGFRIVGTVPDAFRHPTRGYTGLHVMYRPL from the coding sequence ATGCTGAAGGGCATGCACACCGGGATCCGCGAGGCCACCGCCGCCGACTGGCCGGCCATCTGGCCCTTCTTCCACCAGATCGTCGCCGCCGGCGACACCTTCACCTTCCCGACCGACCTCGACGCCGAGGAGGGGCGCGGCTGGTGGCTCCTGGAGCCGCCCAGCCGCACGGTCGTCGCCGTCGACGAGGCCGGCACGGTCGTCGGTACGGCCAAGATGAACCGCAACCAGGCGGGCAACGGCTCCCACGTCGCCAGCGCCAGCTACATGGTCGACCCGGCGCACGGCGGGCGCGGCATCGGCCGGGCGCTCGTGGAGTACAGCCTCCGGTGGGCGAAGGAGGCCGGCTTCCGGGGGATGCAGTTCAACGCGGTCGCCCAGACCAACACCCACGCGGTGCGGCTCTACGAGGACCTGGGCTTCCGGATCGTCGGCACCGTCCCGGACGCCTTCCGCCACCCGACGCGGGGCTACACCGGACTGCACGTGATGTACCGCCCGCTCTGA
- a CDS encoding acyl-CoA mutase large subunit family protein, with translation MDADAIEEGRRRWQARYDAAKKRDADFTTLSGDPVEPVYGPRPGDTYDGFERIGWPGEYPFTRGLYPTGYRGRTWTIRQFAGFGNAEQTNERYKMILAAGGGGLSVAFDMPTLMGRDSDDPRSLGEVGHCGVAIDSAADMEVLFKDIPLGDVTTSMTISGPAVPVFCMYLVAAERQGVDPSVLNGTLQTDIFKEYIAQKEWLFEPEPHLRLIGDLMEHCARGIPAYKPLSVSGYHIREAGATAAQELAYTLADGFGYVELGLSRGLDVDVFAPGLSFFFDAHLDFFEEIAKFRAARRIWARWMKEVYGATTDKAQWLRFHTQTAGVSLTAQQPYNNVVRTAVEALAAVLGGTNSLHTNALDETLALPSEQAAEIALRTQQVLMEETGVANVADPLGGAWYVEQLTDRIEADAEKIFDQIKERGLRAHPDGQHPIGPITSGILRGIEDGWFTGEIAESAFRYQQSLEKGDKKVVGVNCHTGSVTGDLEILRVSHEVEREQVRVLADRKARRDDAKVRSSLDAMLAAARDGSNMIGPMLDAVRAEATLGEICDALRDEWGTYTEPAGF, from the coding sequence ATGGACGCTGACGCCATCGAGGAAGGCCGCCGACGCTGGCAGGCCCGTTACGACGCCGCCAAGAAGCGCGACGCCGACTTCACCACGCTCTCCGGGGACCCCGTGGAGCCCGTGTACGGGCCGCGGCCCGGCGACACCTACGACGGCTTCGAGCGGATCGGCTGGCCCGGTGAGTACCCCTTCACCCGCGGCCTGTACCCGACCGGCTACCGCGGCCGCACCTGGACCATCCGCCAGTTCGCGGGCTTCGGCAACGCCGAGCAGACGAACGAGCGGTACAAGATGATCCTGGCCGCCGGCGGTGGCGGCCTGTCCGTGGCCTTCGACATGCCCACGCTCATGGGCCGCGACTCCGACGACCCCCGCTCGCTCGGCGAGGTCGGCCACTGCGGCGTCGCCATCGACTCCGCCGCCGACATGGAGGTCCTCTTCAAGGACATCCCGCTCGGCGACGTCACCACGTCGATGACCATCAGCGGCCCCGCCGTCCCGGTCTTCTGCATGTACCTCGTCGCCGCCGAGCGCCAGGGCGTCGACCCGTCCGTCCTCAACGGCACGCTCCAGACGGACATCTTCAAGGAGTACATCGCCCAGAAGGAGTGGCTGTTCGAGCCGGAGCCCCACCTGCGCCTCATCGGCGACCTGATGGAGCACTGCGCCCGGGGCATCCCCGCGTACAAGCCGCTGTCCGTCTCCGGCTACCACATCCGCGAGGCCGGCGCGACGGCCGCGCAGGAGCTGGCGTACACCCTCGCCGACGGCTTCGGCTACGTCGAGCTGGGCCTCTCGCGCGGCCTGGACGTGGACGTCTTCGCCCCCGGCCTGTCGTTCTTCTTCGACGCGCACCTCGACTTCTTCGAGGAGATCGCCAAGTTCCGCGCCGCCCGCCGCATCTGGGCCCGCTGGATGAAGGAGGTCTACGGCGCCACGACCGACAAGGCGCAGTGGCTCCGCTTCCACACCCAGACCGCCGGTGTCTCGCTGACCGCGCAGCAGCCGTACAACAACGTCGTGCGCACCGCCGTCGAGGCGCTCGCCGCGGTGCTCGGCGGCACCAACTCGCTGCACACCAACGCCCTCGACGAGACCCTCGCCCTGCCCTCCGAGCAGGCCGCCGAGATCGCCCTGCGCACGCAGCAGGTGCTGATGGAGGAGACCGGCGTCGCCAACGTCGCGGACCCGCTGGGCGGCGCCTGGTACGTCGAGCAGCTCACCGACCGCATCGAGGCCGACGCCGAGAAGATCTTCGACCAGATCAAGGAGCGCGGCCTGCGCGCCCACCCGGACGGGCAGCACCCCATCGGTCCGATCACCTCCGGCATCCTGCGCGGGATCGAGGACGGCTGGTTCACCGGCGAGATCGCCGAGTCCGCCTTCCGCTACCAGCAGTCCCTGGAGAAGGGCGACAAGAAGGTCGTCGGCGTCAACTGCCACACCGGCTCCGTCACCGGCGACCTGGAGATCCTGCGGGTCAGCCACGAGGTGGAGCGCGAGCAGGTGCGGGTCCTCGCCGACCGCAAGGCCCGCCGCGACGACGCGAAGGTCCGCTCCTCGCTCGACGCCATGCTGGCCGCCGCCCGCGACGGCTCCAACATGATCGGGCCCATGCTCGACGCCGTACGGGCCGAGGCCACGCTCGGGGAGATCTGCGACGCCCTGCGCGACGAGTGGGGCACCTACACCGAGCCCGCCGGGTTCTGA
- a CDS encoding DUF3817 domain-containing protein, with translation MKPSVLTRYRVMAYVTAVMLLILSTCMVFKYGFGTGEDLTFVVSQTHGVLYIVYLVVAFDLGSKARWPLGKLAWILLSGTIPFAAFFVERRVVREVRPLIAGSAPAPAGV, from the coding sequence ATGAAACCCAGCGTGCTGACCCGCTACCGGGTAATGGCCTACGTCACCGCCGTCATGCTGCTGATCCTGTCGACCTGCATGGTCTTCAAGTACGGGTTCGGTACGGGCGAGGACCTGACCTTCGTGGTGTCCCAGACCCACGGCGTCCTCTACATCGTCTACCTCGTCGTCGCCTTCGACCTGGGCTCCAAGGCGCGCTGGCCGCTCGGCAAGCTGGCCTGGATCCTGCTCAGCGGCACGATCCCGTTCGCCGCCTTCTTCGTCGAGCGCAGGGTCGTCCGCGAGGTCCGGCCGCTGATCGCCGGCTCCGCGCCCGCGCCCGCCGGGGTCTGA
- a CDS encoding glycoside hydrolase family 6 protein, which translates to MFGNRSSSRAPLVLALTAVLLASACSSGSGRGAGTAGEPPSSPSVRRGEAAAPSSGSPFWVDPDSAAARQVKEYEAAGRTEDARLLRRIADQPAAVWPSGDDPVPDVARAVRGAAGEGRTAVLVAYNVPHRDCGRYSAGGAPDGEAYRRWIDAFAGAVGDARAVVVVEPDAVPHTVDGCTTGARAEERYGLLAYAVDRLKRQPNTRVYLDAGNPGWLGEPGRLVEPLRRAGVGRADGFALNVANFHTDEAVRAFGTKLSELLDGVHFVVDTSRNGAGPLPGGGEESWCNPPGRKLGAPPTLRTGDRLVDAYLWVKRPGESDGTCRGGPAAGTWWPEYALDLARRSDGRATARRHIVSSQKLAE; encoded by the coding sequence ATGTTCGGCAACCGGTCGTCCTCCCGCGCCCCGCTCGTCCTGGCGCTCACCGCGGTCCTCCTCGCCTCCGCCTGCTCGTCCGGCTCCGGACGCGGCGCGGGCACCGCCGGGGAACCGCCGTCCAGCCCTTCGGTCAGGCGGGGGGAGGCCGCCGCGCCCTCGTCGGGCTCCCCGTTCTGGGTGGACCCGGACAGCGCGGCGGCGCGGCAGGTGAAGGAGTACGAGGCGGCCGGGCGCACCGAGGACGCGCGGCTGCTGCGGCGGATCGCGGACCAGCCGGCGGCGGTGTGGCCGTCCGGCGACGACCCCGTGCCGGACGTGGCGCGGGCGGTGCGCGGGGCGGCCGGCGAGGGCCGCACGGCCGTCCTCGTCGCGTACAACGTCCCGCACCGGGACTGCGGCCGGTACTCGGCGGGCGGCGCTCCGGACGGGGAGGCGTACCGGCGGTGGATCGACGCGTTCGCCGGCGCCGTCGGGGACGCCCGGGCCGTGGTCGTCGTGGAGCCGGACGCCGTGCCGCACACGGTGGACGGGTGCACGACCGGCGCGCGGGCGGAGGAGCGGTACGGGCTGCTGGCGTACGCCGTGGACCGGCTGAAGCGGCAGCCGAACACCAGGGTGTACCTGGACGCGGGGAACCCGGGATGGCTCGGGGAGCCGGGCAGGCTGGTGGAGCCGCTGCGCCGGGCGGGTGTCGGGCGGGCGGACGGCTTCGCGCTGAACGTGGCGAACTTCCACACCGACGAGGCCGTCCGGGCGTTCGGCACAAAGCTGTCGGAACTGCTGGACGGGGTGCACTTCGTCGTCGACACCAGCCGCAACGGGGCCGGACCGCTGCCGGGCGGCGGCGAGGAGTCCTGGTGCAACCCGCCCGGCCGGAAGCTGGGCGCCCCGCCGACGCTGCGGACCGGGGACCGGCTGGTCGACGCGTACCTGTGGGTGAAGCGGCCCGGCGAGTCGGACGGCACCTGCCGGGGCGGCCCCGCGGCGGGCACCTGGTGGCCGGAGTACGCGCTGGACCTGGCGCGCCGGTCGGATGGTCGGGCCACCGCCCGCCGACACATCGTTTCAAGCCAGAAGCTGGCCGAATGA
- a CDS encoding DMT family transporter: MSLADTPDTAAERGAGLPGPAPDGPASPAEGGIGSRRVRSQLMVLLAVCCLALGGVFVRISEVGPVSTGAYRSLLAAPMLLGMAMATARRSRASDGSPHRAAAPIGKRDRLLIVLGGAFLAADLCLWHISFLYTSLAEANLLANLVPFIIAPLCFLLFGDRLPWQLALPALLALGGLYLLVVLGTGLDPDHLKGDLLALATAVFYALFLVVAKGLRERHEATRIMATLSLVCGAVCFAVAALLGETLWPTSLKGWLVLIALAVTSQLLGQTLMAHAVKFLPLQLAALFVLLQPVAAAVYGLVFFDQRLSPVQLAGIGVLLVSIFWAKNLLEGRK; encoded by the coding sequence ATGAGCCTCGCTGACACACCGGACACGGCGGCGGAGCGGGGAGCCGGGCTTCCCGGTCCCGCCCCGGACGGGCCCGCGTCCCCGGCGGAGGGAGGGATCGGCAGCCGCCGCGTCCGGTCCCAGCTGATGGTGCTGCTGGCGGTCTGCTGCCTGGCCCTCGGCGGCGTCTTCGTCCGGATCAGCGAGGTGGGCCCGGTGAGCACCGGAGCGTACCGCTCGCTCCTCGCCGCGCCCATGCTGCTGGGCATGGCGATGGCGACCGCCCGCCGCTCCCGCGCCTCCGACGGCTCCCCGCACCGGGCGGCCGCGCCGATCGGGAAGCGGGACCGGCTCCTCATCGTGCTGGGCGGGGCGTTCCTCGCCGCGGACCTGTGCCTGTGGCACATCTCGTTCCTCTACACCTCGCTCGCCGAGGCGAACCTGCTGGCCAACCTGGTGCCGTTCATCATCGCCCCGCTGTGCTTCCTGCTCTTCGGCGACCGGCTGCCGTGGCAGCTCGCGCTGCCCGCACTCCTCGCGCTGGGCGGCCTGTACCTCCTGGTCGTCCTCGGCACCGGCCTGGACCCCGACCACCTCAAGGGCGACCTCCTCGCCCTGGCCACCGCGGTGTTCTACGCGCTGTTCCTCGTGGTGGCCAAGGGACTGCGCGAGCGCCACGAGGCCACCCGCATCATGGCCACCCTCAGCCTCGTCTGCGGTGCCGTCTGCTTCGCGGTGGCCGCCCTGCTCGGCGAGACCCTGTGGCCCACCAGCCTCAAGGGCTGGCTGGTGCTGATCGCTCTCGCGGTGACCTCGCAGCTGCTCGGCCAGACCCTGATGGCCCACGCCGTGAAGTTCCTGCCGCTCCAGCTCGCCGCCCTCTTCGTGCTGCTGCAGCCGGTGGCCGCGGCCGTCTACGGGCTGGTCTTCTTCGACCAGCGCCTCAGTCCGGTGCAGTTGGCGGGCATCGGCGTCCTGCTCGTTTCGATCTTCTGGGCCAAGAACCTCTTGGAGGGACGAAAATGA